A window of Purpureocillium takamizusanense chromosome 13, complete sequence genomic DNA:
GCTCTCGGAATCTTGTCGTCGAAGATACCTTCTGCATCACTGTACAACCACGGTAACGGCGACAACCTTCAATCGCTGGTCGATGTGCAGGTTGGAGGTAGGAGTGGAAGCTCATCGGTGGAAAACGCGTTTGGGCAACAAAACGCCACGGACAATGAGTTGAACTTCCAGTTCGACTTTAGCAACCTCGACTTCGACATTGATGACATGTTCTGGCTCAACACTTCAGCAGCGGGCATCATCTTCTGAAAAGGGTGTTGGCTTCTTTGCGGCATCGCTTTGTGTCTCACTGTTGGAGCTCGCGCGATTCTGCGGTCGTGTAAAGGCGTGGATGTCTGAGAGGAGAACGGAGACCCAAGGGGGGTCAAGGCGCAGCATGCAGGCTGAGTTGTGGTGGGAGTGCAACAATGCCTTGATGATAAATTCCCCAATTAATGTCCTTTCTCGCCATCGTGAACTCAAGAGGCTCAAATCAAACGACtgcacccccccccccccgccaggTTGAATCGTCGTTTTTGGCATAGAAGAGGACTCTTTGCACCGCTCAACAGAGACACCAAGCCGTGACATCAGCTCGGCTTCCTTTACAAGCATACATTAATATCCTTCCAAGTCATACTCTATAACACTCACAAATTAATTTATTAGATCGGACAGTGGCAGTTCACGCAGCCACTCTCTTAATCCCTTCCCGGCGGCGAAAATTGCAAACATTTTCCATATAGCCACTCATGCATTATACTGTATTCACTTCTCTAAGTCGGTCATAGTCTGCCGCGGTCTGTGGCACCTCTGCTTGACTCAAGCTCGCGATACGGCCTGGCGCGCCCGCGTAAGAGGGGCCACAGTACCGGTCAATTGCCGTTACAGTCGCGTAGCCGCGATGCGTTCCATCGTCTGCGGCTGCCTGACTGCATTTGCTAATTAGTCTCAGTTGCTGCCAGGGGGCGTAGCTTGCCTGCGGTAACAGTCCTTAAGGGGCTTTAGCAGGCTTAGGTGCTGAAACAAAGAACCGAGTAAGTGAAAATGGGAATTCTCGCTCTTTATCTACTCTATGTAATTGCTATTCTTACGAATGGCGgaattaaatataaaaagTAGGTAGGGAAGAGGGGTCAAGATGACACTAATAATGCCTAACAAAGTTAGGGTCCAATGTGCTCCGAGATTCTCATATAGAGGCACGCCAGCTACTGTCATTATAGCTGCTATAGTATACCGAGATAGATAAGTAAATGCCATGGCTGACGCCGCAAAATGTGCGTACATATCGATGATATACATGGACACTCCAATGAAAATTCCAGTGATACTATAACCGAAGAGAACCGAGGCTGCAAGTGGCGACCAGATACTGATGGATGAAAAAGCTGTCCAGCCGATCCAGAACAGAGATATTGGTAAGCCCGGCGCTGCTAACATGGCGAACCAAAGCTGCGTGGCTGGTCCCACATACGGTAGGGTCTGTTCTGATCGTGTCGCTGCCGATACGCCTTTTCGATAAACAATAGGCCCAAGAATTGCAGTACAGCTTGCACCAATAGTAATACCCACTAACAAAGTAAACGTCATGCCAGTCGAGAGGCCATACGTTTCCTGGTATATAGCGGGATACCCATCGAAAAAGGTAAAGAGAACAGCATAAATAACTGCGAGATATAGTGAAGCGAGTTTGATTGTCCACTCATTCCAAGCCATGGTAAAAGGTCGAATGCACGCTACCCTTAGGCGCTTGGGCAGCGTCATTCTATCCAGCTCGTGTCGCGCGCGGTAACAATCTTGTCCCGTAAGTCCCCGTAGATGCCTCGCTTTCCATGACAACAGGAGCGGTGAGTACGTTTCGGGCTGGAACACGATTAAGACAACAAGCACAACGCCGCTGAGCAGGGCTGCCACCCATTCTGCCCATCTCCATGTGTGGAGATAGGGGGAGTCGGGTATCCATGCAGAGACAACGGGGCCCAAGGCTGAGGTACCAAATCCAACGACAGCAAAGCACAAGAAAGGATATATCCTGTCCGGTGGTGCCCACAAGTCCGAAATAGTACCACCAGAGCAGACCAAGGGTGCCGCACCTGAAATGCCGCCCAGAAATCGAAATATTAGTCGTGGGCCGATGTGTTGCGAtaccgccgacgccaccagCCAGACGCACATGGACAAAAGTGAGACTGCATAGGTCCCCGATCGGCCGAGTACCTCTGACAGTGGACCTGAGGCTAAGGCGCCAATACCCATGCCAGCCAGAAACAAGGCAACGGAAAGTGACTCAACAATTCTGGAAATGCCGAACTGGTCGGCAGCACGCTCCGCAACCGGCACTTCAATCGGAGCACATATTCCGACCAAAAGCGCTAGCAGCGATACAAGAATAATAGCTGTCCACTTCCGGAGTCTTGACCAGTTTCGAGGGTTTAAGTCGTCGTCCGGGCCGTTCCAATCAACCACTATTAATCCTTGCTCATCTCGATTTGGTAGTTCAGATTGCTCAAGTGGTCGATGCTTTTTACCACTTTGCAATGATGAAAACTGTATGGCTCCTTCGCGTTCTGGCCATGCGCACTCGTCAATCAATGTAGGCTGGAGCTGCCTTTTTGCGATGTGGCCAATGGCTCGGTATTGTAAAATGGTGGCCATAATAACAGCACGGCACGAAACGATCATGAGATAAAGAACAGGGTTTTTGGATGTCTGTAAAAACAGACTCCAGGACATATAAGCCACTAAGAGCGCCCTCCGAGGCCGAGTTAGCTCCGAGGCAAGGATGACGCCACCCTGTGCCTTAAGGAACGAAGGTCCAATATTATCCTTGTTGGGCCATGGTGGAGGACTTGTGCTTCCGCCTGTGGTTAGGGAGGGCCGTGAATTCGTTGTGAACACCGCCGCTAGCCTAGGTTAAAGCGCGGTCGGTAGGTCTCTGGGCCCTATCGCCACCGGTCTTGATGAACGCCCCAGCATCATATTCGATGGCAATCGCCGCGGTGGCCGAGTGAAAGCTCCCGTTGGGAGCAGTGGCGGCCGTCTGTGCAAGTTTATTGTCGACCTTGGGAAGCGCGGTAGCACCGGGTTCCGGTGCCACGTCGTAGGCAGCGGTCAAGCAGGTCCGCTAAGTACAGCTCGGACTAGTGGAGGATCTACTTCTGCGACTAAGATCTTTATCAGTGCTATCACTGTCGCTGCTGAGCTCAATAGCTTCCCTGGGCATCTTGTAAGCGCGCGTGTAGAAAGTCTGGCGTTTATAGCTACCTAGCTTAGAGGGATTCGCCCAGGCAGACTAAAAGTATCGACCATCAACCGTGAGTATATAAACGGCAGTATCGGGTCGCGGCAAAGAGGATTCCAATGCTGGTGACTCAAAATAAGTAATAAGAAGGAAAGAGACAGAAGACTCGTGCTGTAGAACTGGTCCGGAAGAGGCCAAAACATAGCACGATCTGCCTCCCTCTACTCCAGGTCTCGGCCATCCACCGACCTAGTCTATCTTTATCTGGGCGAAAAAAAGTACGCCCTGCAGATTCTTCGCTCCCATGGTGTTTTGGGGCCGGAGGGTTCCGTTGATCACCAGAGCTTACACTACATGCCGGCTTCTGCTTGAGCCTGCCAGCGCACCGCAAATCCGTCCGGGGGCTGGTTGCATCCAGAACGTAGAGTCACTGGCAAGGATGGAAATTATCTGGCAAAGGTACCGTAACCGTATTTCGGCATCAAGAGATGAGGGGGGCAGAATAAGTACCCTGATTCATCGCGATTGGAGACAAGACTGCTGATCTTCCCCGCATCGTTCAAAGACTGCGCCTTGCGTTTCTTCAGACCAGACATTGAAAGCTCCGCCTCACTGCACCGTTCCGACACAGCCGATGCTTGTACGTATCCGCCGCTATCGATTGTTCTAGATGCAGGACGTATTGAGCAACATAAACGACTCGCGCGAGGCCTGATTTGCGAAACCGTCCCCACTACGCAAGGTGACCTGTGCTATCGACGCCCAGTATCGATGGTTCCGAAAAGAGCATTCGGTGGAAAGAGGTGTGTGAATCATGTGGGTTGCATATATATTGTTAGACTCAGCAATGGGAATCGGAGGGACATGGACATCAGAGCGCAGCTAGAACATATCCAGACTAACTATCCGAGTATAGCCCCGACAGAGGTTACCAGTCATTATTCACAATATATTCGTCCAACGACACCTGCCTGGTTCGGGCAAACATTGCGTCCGTCTGACAGGGAGAGAACAACATTTATATGATCCAGaccgtcgacgatgccgacacCCCCATGCCAACGCCGTGCCGTCGTGAGAACGAAGACTGTCCAGCCAATATTGCCGCCCAAGGAGGGTGGGAATTGAGATGAAGCGGTGGGATGATTTGGCCGTATTACAGCACGCTCACTCATTCGGATGCCAGCGGGGCAACGAGCTGGAAGTATAAAACCCTACTTAAGGCGTCGAGATTCACTAATAGTTTCTCACTGCCAATACGACTATTAGTATTTCTTATTACGGGTATTGCTCACTATGCGCTTTTCAACTATCACTCAGCTTCTCGCCACTGCCGTTGGTGTGGTGGGATTTGGGCAGGATCCCTTTGTTGACAGGGACTTCTATCTAAAGAATGTTGCTCCTAAGCAACTAGCACGCATCGAGAACTACCGAGCTGAGAGAAACCAAACCCTGACTACGGAGCAGATTAAGGCTCTCGACTTCATGGAACACGTGGTCAAGACGTTCGATACCGCAGACGCCAAAAATGCAGAACACATTTGCATAGCAGCCTTCAGCAAGGACGAGTGCTTCCACAAGATTACTGTCAGTGGCAGCGACTTTGACTCCGCGGCCCCTCGCAACGTTATCAGTAAACGCGAAAACAATTGCGGTTGCTCCACGCTTAGCAACCTATGTGGCAATGGCCCCTGCCATCCTCGCTCGAATGGATGCGTTCCAAATGCCTGTGAGTTCTCCACCTATGGCGGCAGCATGACTCCGTATGGAGCTCCAATAGCTGTCTCTCACCAATGGAGAGGCCGGTATAGCTAACGCAGTTGTACGCCTCTATAAAGCTGGATGTGGTTGGGCCTGGATCTTTCGATGCGATGGTCAGTGTTTCGTGATTACCTAGAAGCTTCGTCGAAGTCCAAACGGGTTAAGATAAGGTTGGATGGATACTCGGTATGTAAGGAGAAGGAAGATCCCTTATATAGATCAATCCACGTCTATAGAGTGTCTCCTCGGTTATAGCTATTCCAATCCTTATCCCTCCCGTTATCGTCCCCTAGACCATGACTATATTTATAGAGTAGTGCTAGGGGCATAACTATGTTTTGCTGCGGGCATAACCTATCGCCATATTCCTAGGTCCGCGCCCCACCCCTAGACCGTGTCGCCTTTTTTGGTACGCACGTATTATGGGACGAGACCAGCGCGCCGCAACGCACGCCGATATCTCAATTGACCAATATCGTCATaacgcagcgcccgcgccggcgcgccagcAAGGCTCAATTCGCTCAAAAAGCGCGTTTCCGCTATTTCATTAAGATATCATGACATCAGAGACCcgtccgggccgggccgggcacCCGCGCGTGCTaggtgccgtcgctgccgtcgctcgtGATGCCGCCGGTCGGCCtcaagcagccgcgccgccgccgccgccgccgcgagcaccCGGTGAtgccgtctccgtcgtcgcccgaggccTACCGTCAGGTCTGCCGTGAGGCCTGCCGTAAGACCGCGATGCAGGCATTTGATAACGTCTTGCGGCAGGCGTTGGTGTTGATGtaggcgcgcgggcgggatgtatgtgcaggcaggcaggccggcaGTCAGGCGGCTGCGCCGATGGACTCAGTGGTCGTTACGCGCTAGCCCAGGTTGTGTCCCTAGCACTACTCCTGAAATAAGGAGCTATAGAGGTAGagtaaatataaataaagcGCCTTAATGAGATACTGCGATATATGATTTACTTATCAAGGATAAATAGTATTATAGCTAAAAAGAGGCATATAAGTTACGTGCCCAATATTCTACTCTCGCACCGCCCAGAATTACCACTCAATTAATTACCCTCCGATACTGCAACGCGATATTTTTACCAATGATCTACCAAGCCATCGAGCGAGTTCCAGCCATACGATGAGCCGATACTGCCTGCGCTGagaggaaaaaaaaggcaGTAGTTCACAACCAGGCATGGGCCCCTGGATTGCTACCTAGTACAACATACTGCATGCCGAAAGAGGATTGTGGTTGATTGCGGAGGCCAGGCGAACTAAATATAGCTCCCTCATCGATTGGGGCAACCAACAAACCTGCCGAGCGGCTGAAGGCGTGTGCCTTGCATCCCGCCATCTTGCATCCAAGTGCGGTGCCCCCTGCCAATTCAGCCCCACGTTGCTGCCCCCAAAGAACCCTCATCAGCAATTACAGGGCGTCGGACCAAACATCCCACCGACTTATTATGAGCAGCGACGTGCCGTGTGCCCTGGCGTCTGCCCCCTCTGTCCATCGCCCCCCGAGTATTGCTCGACGATGGCTTCACTCTCCATGGCGTTTTCGAGACAGGCAGGCATTAACGAGTCAAGCCCTAGAGAGAGTGCAACAGCACAGGCAATTGACGACGAAGCACAGACGCGAACGACACAGCAAGGCAGTGGCGGCATGCTCCCGCCGAGGACCGCGCCTTTCTGCTCTTGCCGGTGCCACTTGATGTCGCAACTCAGCATCTCGACCTTTGGCCTGAGAAAGTAAAGAAagcggctgcgctgcgatgACCCGAGGCAAGGAATCCCATCTTGCCTGGTACTGAATACACGTGCCAATAACGGCGACGATCTGCTGGCCGGATGATCTTTTTTACTGGGCTGCAATGCTGATGAGGCTAAAAGGTCTATTTTAGGCCCCTGCGATCTGCCCTGCTGCACCGCTGATCGGCCTTGCCTGGGAGTAAGCAATAATAATTCTCCTGGCTAATGCAGTCCACCACAACGACCCGGTTTGGTGAGGGCAGAGTTTGTAGTATGCTGGTGAGGGAATGGAGAGAATCTATCGCGGTGCCTCTATAAAAGAGCCCCGTCTGTCCGCCAAAGCACAGACTGGAGCATCATCACTCGATAGACACACAGCTCAGACAGCGCATCCTGTCCTTTGTCTTTGTCCATTTTCGCTTCGACTTCATTTTCAGTCTTtcatcttcctcgcctcTTCTtttcatcatcttcatcatgcATTTCACAACCCTTGCCCTCtccgtcgccctcggtggCTCCCTGGTCAGCGCGTATCCCATCACGGGAACCACTGTCAACTGCCGCTCTGGTCCCGGAACCAGCTTCAAGGTTGTCAAGTCGTACAAGCTCAACGAGGATGTCAAGGTTACCTGCCAAACGCGCGGCGAGAATGTCAAGGGCGATACGCTCTGGGACAAGACTTCCGATGGCTGCTACGTCGCCGACTTCTACGTCAAGACGGGCACGAGCAACATGGTCGTCGGAGaatgcagcggcggcggcggcgacaacacccctcctcccccatctGGAGGCAACCTGCCGACCCTCAACGCTGTCCAAAGCAAGAACGCTCGCGCCATTATTGAGCAAACCAAAAAGCAGGGGCTCGGCCGACAGGGCTGCGAGGCGGCCATTACCACTGGTCTTACCGAGGTATGCTCGCCATGCGACAGCTCACAAGTCTGGGGGCCGTGCTAACTAACATCCGCGCAGTCGCAAATCAAGATTCTCGCCAACAAGAAAGTGCCGGCGTCTCTGAAGTACCACTACGACGGCATGGGCTCTGACCACGACAGTGTCGGCATCTTCCAGCAGCGAGCCATGTACTACAAGGACATCAAGTGCGACATGGACGCCGCTTGCTCCGCCAAGTTGTTCTTCAACGGCATGACGGCCATCAAGGGATGGAAGACCATGGATATTGCGAAGCTCTGCCAATCCGTGCAGAGGTCGGCTGTGCCTACTGCCTACCGCAAGTATACCAGCCAGGCCAAGAAGAtctgtgctgctggtggcctCTAAGGCTGAGCCGACCATCTTCAGCCTGATGTATATATCGTTTTGTGATAGGGGTTTGAAAGACGGTGCGGACGGGATTCGGTCCATGGCATAGAATGTGGCGAGATTGTACATAGTTGAACTTTTACATGTATTCACCTTTTGACACCAAATGAACGGTTCGTCTTGATCCTTGACAAACCTAGCGCAACCTTTTATGAGAGAGATGCTGCTGTCCATCGGCTATCTGTATTTGCTTGCGCCTGTCCCTGGGGAATGAACATCTATTTGACCAGGACCGCGTTCTTCAATAAAATCATGAAGCGCCACGCCTACGCCAGGAGTTAAAGGTATCGCGGACTACGGGCTAAGCGCGCCGTACGCATGCCTCATGTGAGCAAATAGAGCGATAACCATGTATATATATCAGTGCCCGAAACCAAAATACGGTCAAGGTTGTGATCATTGTAGGATACGATGTTCTGAGGAGTGGGAGGGCAGAACCAGTTCCTCTTGCGCGGCCTTCAAATCGTTGTGGTAGGCGCGAAAGAACCATCCAAACGCTGCTACGCAAGACGACATGATAGACAAGTGCAGAATTGACTCAGTCAGAaaggcgccgacgagaccAGTCGCACTCGGGCTCTCATGCAAAGATGGGGACATGTAGTGAATCCGCAAAACAATAAGAGGGAGGAGCCTGATAGTTATAAACATGCCTTGTCAAATTCTGGGAGGTGTAACTCACAACAAACGTAATGAGAAGGCGCCAACAATGGAAACGCGATTCCTCAGCCTCATTCGCAATCCTACAACAATGCCAACCGAGATCGCCCACTGGATGAGTTCAAGTATCAGTCCAGATAACTCAACTATCATCCATCTCCAATACTTTGCCTGGTCAGCTCTTCGATGTTTTGTTTGTGTGTGCAGTCAAGCTTTACCATGCTTTTGGACCCATCCAGCGTATCCCATGGTTGATTCATGCTACCCCTGATGGCGATAATCAGGATTGAGGCCACGGCCCAGATACATGTAGCTGTGATGAGGATCGCTACTGTCTTAGGGACAGAGCCAGAGCCATACAAGTTCGAAATAAATACCACAGAAGCGGCCTTGCAGAGGCCAATGCAGAGAATGTATAAGAGTTGGCTTGCGAAGATCAGCTGTATTAACCGTCGTGAGAATTAGACACGGAATATGAGACGTCATAGGTAAACAGACCCTATTGATATCGCTCAGTTGCTGCTCTGGCATGTTTCTGACCAAATGACCGTATCCG
This region includes:
- a CDS encoding uncharacterized protein (EggNog:ENOG503PB0W~SECRETED:SignalP(1-19~SECRETED:cutsite=VSA-YP~SECRETED:prob=0.9509)); translated protein: MHFTTLALSVALGGSLVSAYPITGTTVNCRSGPGTSFKVVKSYKLNEDVKVTCQTRGENVKGDTLWDKTSDGCYVADFYVKTGTSNMVVGECSGGGGDNTPPPPSGGNLPTLNAVQSKNARAIIEQTKKQGLGRQGCEAAITTGLTESQIKILANKKVPASLKYHYDGMGSDHDSVGIFQQRAMYYKDIKCDMDAACSAKLFFNGMTAIKGWKTMDIAKLCQSVQRSAVPTAYRKYTSQAKKICAAGGL